A segment of the Biomphalaria glabrata chromosome 18, xgBioGlab47.1, whole genome shotgun sequence genome:
TCGGTGGGCTGAAAGTAGGTAGGCACAACAGAGGTGTTCCCCCGAAATAGCAAGGACCAGTTTGTTTTAACAGATATAGAAAGAGCACCTCTCAGCAGGCAGGTTCCGAACAAGACTGCTGTGTTCCTCCTTAATCTTAGAACTTTAAGacaagttttattattattattattatattgcaaTTTTAACTTTAGCTAATATATTGATGCTGAGTCTCTGAATGCTCTAATTTTCTAACCAATagatatatgtttaaaaaaatatgattgagAAATTTAAagtataatgtaaataaataccatttaaaaacacaaaccACCGGATTAGTCAGCCATTCTTATGTCATGATCTTAAGTCagtcatatttttttacttgtctgtctgtccgctAAAAAGTTTGTGaactttatttctcccaaacccattctcgaatcaagttgaaattttaaaacatttatttattgtacctaaaaaaatatgaatcaattttgaaatatcaaaaatGTGGGAACaagagtcaataccacaagactttaatGATGCCATAATTGTCCATTTATACCATTGAAAAGAAAACCGCCAAATCTGCGACAACCACACAagaatatctcttctctctattgctggaAAAATCCTCGCACGCATCCTACAAAATCGGCATAATATAGAGCATGGTCTATTGCCAGAAAGAAAATGCGGCTTTAGAATATAGTGTTGAAAGATGGACATGATGTTTGCGGCTTTAGAATATAGTGTTGAAAGATGGACATGATGTTTGCGGCTTTAGAATATAGTGTTGAAAGATGGACATGATGTTTGCGGCTTTAGAATATAGTGTTGAAAGATGGACATGATGTTTGCGGCTTTAGAATATAGTGTTGAAAGATGGACATGATGTTTGCGGCTTTAGAATATAGTATTGAAAGATGGACATGACGTTTGCGACTTGTCAGCTACGGGAAAAAATGCCAAGAGCAAAATGCTGACCTCTTCTCCATATATgctgacctaaaaaaaaacagcattggACGCTGTTAGCAGACaaggactctggaagattatgtcaaagaaTGGATTTCAACAAAAATTCATATCCATGCTGAAACTATTTGATAGTGGCATGAAGGCTCGTCTTCAgaaaagtggagaaccatcagagcccttcgaagtatcaaatGGGATATAACAAGGTTGTGTCCTAGCACCCACACTGTTCAGTATTATGTTCTCTGCAATTCTGATacatgcattcacaaatagagctAATGACGAGATAAACAGAACGTAGAGATTTGATGGTGGCTAAAAGCTCAAAACTTTGTaatttaaagactttttttttttaattctctcaTACTTTAGATCTCCTATCCCCCACTGAGAGAACATGAAGTACATACAACTACAACTGATATTTCTTAGCTTAGAAATCCTATGTAAGTTAAACCACCTCTTTTGTTTGCAAAGTTGCTATTTATCGGAGATTATCATAAATGGAAGCTAAGATTAGTTTATCCGGTGTATAAAAAATGATTGTACTTTTTCATGTGGCCTGTGTAACTCTATTttagagagacactcccgtccacaaatagcgcaggttaaggtggctttcgcttttgTAGTAGAGGAGCTGGCTATTTTCCGTAtggtacgtttttcttccagagctgaggcccatgttttttttttgctgtccatagctttctcggtcactgtctctttccatctagtgcggtctagggctatgtctttttAATGGTCAGTATAGAACTTcgctgatttgaggtcccgttttactACATccatgtaacggaggtgggggcgaccagttttttcTTGAGCAAGTCACGAGTTGTTTCGTAGAGAGTGACTCTCGGGATCcgattgttttatattttattttgtatacctTAAAAATCTCTAATAGAGGAATTTCATACTCATAGTAAAGACAAAGTACTTTGTTCTGTACAAGTTGGTATCTGGGACTCTTTTACTTGGCCTCATTCTGTTTAACCAATTCAACAAAATTTACCACGGAGTGTTTTCGACCACAGCAGCGTGTGTGCGAGTATAGTTGCATGTTCCGTTTGATTGTAGATTgaaactaagtaaaaaaaaacgttcgcataatttctttttccatttttttaaaacgtcatttttttttttatgtaacccaagtaacaaaatatgaagggtggtggctgagctgtaaatctcttggcttccgaaccgaggtcctgggttcgaaccctggtgaagactgggatttttaattctgGGATCTTTGtgtgcctttgagtccacccagctctaataagtacctgacattaggtgGGGAAGAAAAGGTGGTGGTCGTTGTGTCGGCAACATgttaccctcgttaaccatgggccacagacacattatttttatatcatctgccctatagatcgcaaggtctgaaaggagaattGTACTTtaagccataaaatacaaatatatattaaaaagtaaCACAGTAGTTGTCAAAAATCGGACCAATaagattatcttattttattttgattaacAAACCTATCAAAGCTTTTCCGTAAATAGTAGATGCTTTTAACTTGATGCTTTAATcgtgtgttgttgtttatttttaaacagaagCGAATCTTTCCATTGTATTCATGTCTGTaccatttcagaccttggggGGCAACGAGttaatttacaaattaaatgTCGGAAATTTGGATATGAAATGCAGACATTAAGAAGTGCCACGAAGTGCCTCCATTGGAACCGTGACAACGTGACTTTTACAGAAGCCAAAGAACATTGTGAAGGTACTTTAACTAGAGCaccaattacatttttttctttaagtgggGCACCAAGATAACTTTTTCTTGAAGTAGGGCACCATAGGAACTTTTTCTTTGAGTCGGGACCCAAGGGAGCGTTTTCTTTAAGTAGGGCGCCAcggaaactatatatatatatatataatactctTAGGCTGATCGTAATCCAAGATAACCAAATGCACAAATAAAGCAATTTataatggcaatatcttccATTCCGAATCTAAAGGATGATCAAAGTGCTTCACATGACTAACATAaaccagttgcgacctacatatttttccgcatctagtgcagacaaagccgttgttaGCCGGCGATctattgtatgtatgtttgtatgtatgtatgtatgtatgtatgtatgtatgtatgtatgtatgtatgtatgcatgtctgtatgtatgtatgtatgtatgtttgtatcaataaataaataaataaaggctGCGGGATGCAAAAGGAAAACCGCTGCCGAAGACAGACGCATAcggtgaaaagaaaacctttaaCCGACCACAGCGGCGTACAATTTTTATGCCTGCACTGGGAGtcgcaaaatatgtaggtcacagctgtggCTGCGTTggcaagggaaatactgcattcctcatatatatatatatatatatatatatatatatatatatatatatatatatatatatatatatatatctttatatatatacagtgctctTTTTGTGAAGGTACGctccggtacggcgtaccggcccTTTTTTCAATATGTGCAAAAATTAACAGTTTTCTtacattttaacgtttattaataacttattagtagttaaaagttaggccaTCCATCACTGGGTACTGGCACCTAtaattttacaacaaaaaaagagctacatatgtgtatatatataaatatgggTGGCTGGTGAGACCAATGTGAGCCCGgcatgttcggctgcacactaaACTGGTTATTCCTGTTGGAGCTAAAGTCATTTtcattggttgttttttttctctgacgcttttctttTGCCAGcactgttctcttgtcctctgcaattAATGcgctgttatgacatgattaggaattaggtatttgtttcgggaataaggggaaagttttacttagtgacaTGTGACGtgatataactttaaaaaacaagaacgctctaagatACGCTATCAACAAGACGCTCTTCATTAGGACAGTGAGAATAAGAAGAAGTATATAGACAGCTAGTACTAGAGGACATCCGACGGTTCGAGTCGACTCCATTTATCGATTGTTGACCTTTCGTTGGTGTTCATGTTCAGCATTGAGTTCGGTGTTACCTCATTGGGATTTGTTCCTGGATCAAGTACTCATCACCGCGGAAGCGCTCAACATATTTTCACAGCGGGACGGCATGATGCTCTATCATTGTCTCCCAGCTGGATGTTCAATGCTGAAGGCTTTAAGAGAAGcttttgagggtgtccctagtTGTATAATTGGTATAATTGTTATGGATTGCATAAACTTGATCTTCGATATAGCTCCATAGCAATAAGTCcgatatgtttgtaaaaatgtttgtatactatttttttacatgtttcggatgttccttcagagttgaagataattacttcctagtccaaacctccaacaggacgacgggggatgggagtgggcacgacctggcagccatccatatCGTGAGGTCTGGAGAATCGGTTATTCCCCTGGTCCTCTACGACCTATCCACCGCTGTGGAAAATTTTGATCAAGCTTTTGTCGTGCTATAATGCTGACGGGACACAATTGTgctgataacaaaaaaaattacatgaactctttctctcctaacttacgataccaacgttgattctactagaatgtggtaaataattacggagataaagagttaaagaataagaattaagaaataaatcacaactatttatctatctaactatctatctattgttagattaccagacagaccgacaaacaaacagacaacagCCTACAGTATAATTTACATTGAATTTAATATCAGCTGCGTTATTTTCTGATTAGCTAACGGTGGCTTCTTGGCTACCTTCAAGACTGAAGATGAGGTAGCACTGGCTACAACTTCCAAAATCTGGCACTTCTGGGTGGGCTTGGATGACATGCAGAGTCAAGGAATGTACAGGTGGCATGATGATGGTACTATAGCGCAAAATGTGAAAGATATCTTTAGTaactatacatttttatttatttctctcaacttttttttctctttctctctctctctttctacatttctttctttccctaaccctaaccctaatctttctctctaaatgttttctctttctctctcgttctcactctgtttcattatttctcaagctattctttctttctgtctctctttctctttctctctttctttctcttttatatctctctttttctagcTCTCTTTCAAAATCTCTCTTTCTTAATtaaactctctttctctctttctacctctttctctctctcactttctagctctctctttctctgtttctctctcattctccctctccctttatttttctctcttgttttctctctttctctctctctctctttctcacactATTTCTCTATTTCACTTTCTCTCATTTTCGCTCTATTACTTTCTCTTTTCTCAATCTTATCTTtcccactctctttctctctcaattttctttctctttattcatttatctctcttttcttactctttttctctcgtttttctctctctctaactctctttctacatttctttctttatctttctctttcactaatctttctctttaaattattttcctaAAACTATCTGtattctctctatttttctcaaTTTCTCGCTCTTTTTCTCGTTCTCTTTCTTTTCACCTATTTGTTTGCTTTTCTATGTCCTTTTCCCTCaaaatctttctcttttccGTTTCAAAgacccactttctctctctttatctttcgatagctccgaggtatttgaaactACTGCATCGAGAAAATACAAATGTAGCGTCTTCACGTATCCCAGAGTCTGTTCAACCACAAGATCTGTCGAAAATCTTATTTCATTCCAATCTGTCTTTTACCTTAAACAGAATCTCTTACAGAGACAGGCCTGCTAATTTGTGAATGCTGTCTTCCTATCGCTTTCATTGTCAGCCTTATCTGCctttttttcctggtaatgtttcctgaagaaaggtctttgcgaggcGAGCTCTGATTACCGTGCGATAGGCCCATGAATAACTAGTTTtcgttttttttggggggaagtGGTCAGCAAGCGATTTAGGGGCCCTACTGCTCCTGATTTGTGATGCTGTCTTTGTAGGTGATACATAGGAGCTTTCTACGGCTTCTAAATTCCATTACTATGGTCCTCTTCTTTGATTCTTTAGTTAGTGTTCATGATTTCTGCAGAAACGATCAGGGAGCGCATCAGCCTGCTATCATACGTATGCCGGATCAGGCAGTGGCATCAATGTgtactgtgatgttgcttgttcaggatgtcttgaggtcaactatggatgactgttgaatttcaaccaattactctgtaagcgtttgggtgttattgttcgggtgtattccgtgtagttgatcaacaatccagacaaaacaaacacatcggttttaacaagtaaagagatgtagtcaacgctgaagaacaatgtaacatgtatttattctaagaaaaggccacagtaaacgtctctgtcactaaacacgtcgttaccctggaggattatatcgctaactgattttccggtctctaacccaacatatcccaaacgtcacaaGTCCcagttcaatatgcgtcttctatggtgcgtcgctaaataactaatctatataaataaggtgtctaacagtacACTCTATCAAGTGTTGgtttgttgtaactctctaaaCTAAGAAATAAATTCACTTAGGCCTATgtcatattattttaaagacatGGTTTATCGCTTTATTTTATATGCGAATAGTTTTCATGGATATTTATTAGCCTAGTGCAGGGGTGGGTAAACTACGAACTGCGTGCCACATGCGGACCGCAAAAGTGATTTACTCGACTCTCTGACACCTTCAGAAATAgatgaacatatatatatatttttttaaattatccatataatttttttttaacttaggtCAACGGTTTATATTTTTAGAATACTTTACATAATAGAGTCTGAATtaacaaaaggggggggggggctaaacaAAGTGTTCTCTACAATTCTATACTGGCTACAAAAGGAAGGTAGCACATCTTCAACTACTGAAACATAATCTAGtaatacagaaaaataaaagtgtgagtACACATCCAGCTTTAACCTATGTtggaagtgttgtttttttcctcaactaaaCTCCACAAATCTAATAATTGCTAGGAGGGTGAAAAGAAGAAAGTCATCATTCCACAGAAACTTTTGACGAAGGCAGCAGAAGGAACCAATCAAATGCCTTTGATCATACAGACGTTGACACTCCATTGTTCCGCAGAAGAATAAGACAGTCGTATTTCTGCTCATCAAGCAtcctcatcccccccccccaaaaaaaaaaaattaggaaaaacataaaaaaatactttaagaaaaaaaaattatttactgtaattgtatcaattagtttgcatcagtcatgcaatttaatttgtaatagatctagagtaacatttttttttaattgaaaaaaggGAAACAACCCGATTTCATGTCTCAGGCCTTCTCAGGCTTCATTTGTCTCAGTGGTTACCACTTTGCTAGTGAAGAACtaatgaacatggaagattgtatctATGGTTTCTACAGTCTTGTCCTATTTTTTTAGGCtcgtgttcactaagactcagaggACGAcccataaaggggactaattcagatGCGAATATACATCGCCCCgctttcataattttttaacaaattattttattatattttaagttgtataattGTATAATGTTGTcttattaaattgtattttttttcttgtttataagATATGTTAgcttaaatttaattaattttctcaACCAACTTTGCCCCATTCAGTTGCATAAACATTTCAAACGTATTTCCTGTTTTCTTCTGAACATTGCATAGATtcatagttcccctttcagaccacgTCGCTGATATGGCACATAATGATAAGGTCCTCTGTtactttggccaacggttaacgagcagggtgtcatgtagccagcacaacgacctatcGCATTGACTTTCCCCAAATACAGTCAGGTACAGATTAAAATTGGGTAGAAacagggacgccctaaaaattccgaaaattcaaaatcctagtcttcactgagattcgaacccaggaccccaggttcggaagctaagcgcttaaccacttagccaccgcgcaCCCCCATGTGTTAATATTTAACTATAATTGAATTttgtgtttcctttttaagAATTTCAGGAAATGACAAGACGCCCAATCAGTGCGGATTGCGCCTCGTTTATGCCATCATTTTCCTCTCACGTTCTGACGTTTTGTGACACAAAGGCTGGTTTTGTTTGTGAGATTAGAGCTGCGTCTTAGTGGATCTTAGACTTTTGCTATCTGGCCACAGTAAAAGAAAAAACGTCCAGTCGAAGAAAGAATAATATTCCTATTACATCAGTAATATCTAACTCAACTCACTCCACGATTCACTCTCTGAT
Coding sequences within it:
- the LOC106056017 gene encoding macrophage mannose receptor 1-like isoform X1, which translates into the protein MKYIQLQLIFLSLEILYLGGQRVNLQIKCRKFGYEMQTLRSATKCLHWNRDNVTFTEAKEHCEANGGFLATFKTEDEVALATTSKIWHFWVGLDDMQSQGMYRWHDDGTIAQNVKDIFKFQEMTRRPISADCASFMPSFSSHVLTFCDTKAGFVCEIRAAS
- the LOC106056017 gene encoding uncharacterized protein LOC106056017 isoform X3, with translation MKYIQLQLIFLSLEILYLGGQRVNLQIKCRKFGYEMQTLRSATKCLHWNRDNVTFTEAKEHCEANGGFLATFKTEDEVALATTSKIWHFWVGLDDMQSQGMYRWHDDETIRERISLLSYVCRIRQWHQCVL
- the LOC106056017 gene encoding macrophage mannose receptor 1-like isoform X2, giving the protein MKYIQLQLIFLSLEILYLGGQRVNLQIKCRKFGYEMQTLRSATKCLHWNRDNVTFTEAKEHCEANGGFLATFKTEDEVALATTSKIWHFWVGLDDMQSQGMYRWHDDEFQEMTRRPISADCASFMPSFSSHVLTFCDTKAGFVCEIRAAS